One Prunus dulcis chromosome 8, ALMONDv2, whole genome shotgun sequence DNA window includes the following coding sequences:
- the LOC117638240 gene encoding BURP domain protein USPL1-like: protein MRPSWSLILYALLVLLTAQGNNARKIISLGNGKDNNEDLIDLYQGNEHDHDHSTSSSHMHHMDTALLNVFFTPKDLKLGKTMPIYFSKNDPSTSPRILPREEAASIPFSISKLPYLLEFFSFTQGSPQAKAIEYTLTQCELEPIKGEVKFCAASIESMLDLVGALFGSSTKFKVLTTSQLKNSTTLLQNYTVLEAPKEILAPKMIGCHTMPYPYAVFYCHSQESENRLYQVLLGGENGERVEAAAVCHFDTSQWDPSHAAFSVLDVQPGSSPVCHFFPADNLVWVPLPA from the exons ATGCGTCCTTCTTGGAGCCTCATCTTATACGCACTGCTTGTTTTATTG ACTGCACAAGGGAATAATGCCAGGAAGATTATTTCTCTTGGAAATGGGAAAGACAACAATGAAGACTTGATTGATTTGTATCAAGGCAATGAGCATGATCATGATCATTCAACATCATCATCCCACATGCATCACATGGACACTGCACTACTAAATGTTTTCTTCACCCCAAAAGATCTCAAGCTAGGGAAAACCATGCCCATATACTTTTCCAAAAATGACCCTTCTACATCTCCTAGAATATTGCCTAGAGAAGAAGCTGCTTCCATTCCTTTCTCAATCTCAAAACTCCCCTACCTTCTTGAATTTTTCTCCTTCACCCAAGGCTCTCCCCAAGCCAAGGCCATTGAATACACATTGACCCAATGTGAGCTTGAACCCATCAAAGGAGAGGTCAAGTTTTGTGCTGCCTCCATAGAATCCATGCTTGATCTTGTAGGTGCCCTCTTTGGATCAAGCACCAAGTTCAAGGTCTTAACCACATCCCAACTCAAAAACTCAACTACCCTTTTGCAAAACTACACCGTTTTGGAAGCTCCCAAGGAGATCTTGGCTCCTAAAATGATTGGATGCCACACCATGCCTTACCCTTATGCAGTTTTCTATTGCCATAGCCAAGAAAGTGAGAACAGGCTGTATCAAGTTTTGCTTGGTGGTGAGAATGGAGAGAGAGTTGAAGCTGCTGCTGTTTGCCACTTTGATACTTCTCAGTGGGACCCTAGCCATGCGGCATTCAGTGTGCTTGATGTTCAACCTGGGAGCTCCCCTGTCTGCCATTTCTTTCCTGCTGATAATCTTGTTTGGGTGCCACTGCCAGCTTAA
- the LOC117637875 gene encoding BURP domain-containing protein 11-like, with amino-acid sequence MASRFIIFCLLFFVCGHGNGARDVQQYQTAYGAAKNVKEVEDSSYGPYITQYNSGHNSREAEVSYPTSYGTKEGRKEAETPYINQYNSGYVSKEVEVSYITNYGTKEDTKEAETPYITQYNSGHSSKEAEVTYITNYGTKEDTKETETPYKMSYETKKGTKEVETPYVMSYGTKEVETPYITGYSSAQGNKESKEIETPYITGFISAQAAKEKTGTKCKHHKHVNPPSSDTKNSQEPPLKGHEHHHMHTHSSSPMDHNEAFKIGFFTFDDLYKGKIMPLNFPKQEHSRFLPKEVADSIPFAMQQLPHLLQLFSIPQGSLDAKHMAYALEQCEMKPITGETKFCATSLESMIEFVTKIIGSGVSFNILSTTHPTTSTAITQSYTILEKPNEVLASKMVFCHPIAYPYAVFFCHNFERDTKFFKVSLEGVNGDKVEAMAVCHMDTSDWDPNHSLFGLLGIKAGASSPVCHFFPENHLAWIPSPTKATM; translated from the exons ATGGCATCTAGATTCATAATCTTCTGTCTTCTGTTCTTTGTG TGTGGTCACGGCAATGGAGCAAGGGATGTACAACAATACCAAACCGCATATGGAGCTGCCAAAAACGTGAAGGAAGTGGAG GATTCTTCGTATGGGCCTTACATAACTCAGTACAATTCTGGACACAACTCAAGGGAAGCAGAAGTGTCATACCCAACTAGTTATGGAACCAAAGAAGGCAGAAAAGAAGCTGAAACTCCTTACATAAATCAATACAATTCAGGGTATGTCTCAAAGGAAGTTGAAGTGTCATACATAACCAATTATGGAACCAAAGAAGACACAAAAGAAGCTGAGACGCCTTACATAACACAGTACAATTCAGGGCACAGCTCAAAGGAAGCAGAAGTGACATACATAACCAATTATGGAACCAAAGAAGACACAAAAGAAACTGAGACACCTTACAAAATGAGTTATGAAACCAAAAAAGGCACAAAAGAAGTTGAGACACCTTATGTAATGAGTTATGGAACCAAAGAAGTTGAAACACCTTACATAACCGGGTATAGTTCTGCACAAGGCAACAAGGAgtcaaaagaaattgaaacgCCTTACATAACCGGGTTCATTTCTGCACAAGCTGCAAAGGAAAAGACTGGGACCAAGTGTAAACATCACAAGCATGTAAATCCACCTTCCTCTGACACCAAAAACTCACAAGAGCCGCCATTGAAGGGACATGAACATCATCATATGCATACTCATTCATCATCTCCCATGGATCACAATGAAGCATTCAAGATAGGCTTTTTCACGTTCGATGATCTATACAAAGGTAAGATAATGCCTCTAAACTTTCCCAAACAAGAACATTCTCGTTTCTTGCCTAAAGAAGTAGCTGATTCCATTCCATTCGCAATGCAACAACTCCCACACCTTCTTCAACTTTTCTCAATCCCACAAGGTTCTTTAGATGCAAAACACATGGCATATGCACTCGAACAATGTGAGATGAAACCCATCACAGGGGAGACCAAGTTTTGTGCCACTTCTCTAGAGTCGATGATAGAATTTGTTACCAAGATCATTGGTTCTGGTGTTAGCTTCAACATTCTCTCAACCACACACCCCACAACATCAACTGCCATCACACAAAGCTACACCATTTTGGAAAAACCCAATGAAGTTTTAGCTTCCAAAATGGTTTTTTGCCACCCAATAGCTTATCCTTATGCGGTTTTCTTCTGCCACAACTTTGAGAGAGACACCAAGTTCTTCAAAGTTTCACTTGAAGGTGTGAATGGAGATAAGGTGGAAGCTATGGCTGTTTGCCACATGGACACATCTGATTGGGACCCTAACCACAGTTTGTTTGGCCTGCTGGGAATCAAAGCTGGTGCCTCTTCTCCAGTGTGTCATTTCTTCCCTGAAAATCATCTTGCTTGGATCCCATCACCAACTAAAGCTACTATGTGA
- the LOC117636556 gene encoding phosphatidylinositol 4-kinase alpha 1, with translation MEALTELCDLIAEHPTQFAEKLSWICGRCPPPEFLLCGSPRVSRSQLNAVLAVSRFISKCPDSADPRPKSVVLEFLRSVPASFNRSFWPQSFGNDSIASFFSDFLGYVCKATELSSDFATEITGFTGEVVVTAISNGGEDSGISRAFLMALSENFPPILPSDAEKLITMFMDQFAASGPVVQSPVTPRRIAANSETSSAQSSPLNGNHYQANESSSPRNEASNVTGSSGSVSSRGSVMVNGSSIVWKSGVDQLGLTFGLSEGGGAMMLRQQVSSFEEESVENLEKQEIAFKLVAHILDKVRIDSGLLEHVRFIAKRQLQSMSVFLKIRKKDWNEHGALLKARINMKLSVYQAAAKLTLSCVACYETDVKSAKKLAHETLALLMDAAEACLLSVWRKMRVCEELFSSLLSGLAQIAVKRGGQALRILLIRLKPVVLTVCAQADTWASSQGAMFESVMKTSCEIIESCWTKERAPVDTFIMGLATSIRERNDYEEQEDKDKEAVPVVQLNVIRLLADLNVAVKKPEVVDMILPLFIESLEEGDASSPSLLRLRLLDAVSRMASLGFEKSYRETVVLMTRSYLSKLSSLGSAESKTVPQEATTERVETLPAGFLLIASGLTNPKLRSDYRHRLLSLCSDVGLAAESKSGRSGADFLGPLLPAVAEICSDFDPSVDVEPSLLKLFRNLWFYVALFGLAPPIQNTQHSAKPFSTTLNSVGSMGTIPLQAVGGPYMWNAQWSSAVQRIAQGTPPLVVSSVKWLEDELELNALHNPDSRRGSGNEKVAVTQRAALSTALGGRVDVASMNTISGVKATYLLAVAFLEIIRFSSNGGILNGGTSLATSRSAFSCVFEYLKTPNLVPAVFQCLMATVHRAFETAVSWLEDRISETGNEAEVRESTLSAHACFLIKSMSHREEHIRDVAVILLSQLKDRFPQVLWNSSCVDSLLFSIHNDLSSTVVNDPGWVVTVRSLYQKIVREWIIKSLSYAPCSSQGLLQEKLCKANTWQRAQHTTDVVSLLSEIRIGTGKTDCWNGIQTANIPAVMAAAAAASGANLKLTEAFNLEVLSTGIVSATVKCNHAGEIAGMRSLYNSIGGFQSGTTPTGFGLGVGLQRLISGAFPQQTQAEDDQFNGILLTKFVRLLQQFVNAAEKGVEADKSQFRKTCSQATALLLSNLGSNSKSNVEGFSQLLRLLCWCPAYISTPDAMETGVFVWTWLVSAAPELGSLVLAELVDAWLWTIDTKRGIFASDVKYSGPAAKLRPHLSPGEPEAEPEIDPVEQIMAHRLWLGFFIDRFEVVRHNSVEQLLLLGRMLQGMTKLPWNFSHHPAATGTFFTVMLLGLKFCSCQSQRNLQNFKTGLQLLEDRIYRTSLGWFAYEPEWYDTNYMNFSQSEAQSVSLFVHYLSNERVEAAVQSDLKGRGRENGTTLVDANDQYHPVWGQMENYAAGREKRKQLLLMLCQHEADRLEVWSQPTNTKESASSKQKISSEKWVEHARTAFAVDPRIALSLASRFPTNTFLKAEVTQLVQSHILDIRSIPEALPYFVTPKAVDENSALLQQLPHWAACSITQALEFLTPAYKGHPRVMAYVLRVLESYPPERVTFFMPQLVQALRYDEERLVEGYLLRATQRSDIFAHILIWHLQGETFVPESGKDAVPVKNSSFQELLPLVRQHIIDGFTPKALDVFRREFDFFDKVTSISGVLFPLPKEERRAGIRRELEKIELEGEDLYLPTAPNKLVRGIQVDSGIPLQSAAKVPIMITFNVIDRNGDHNDVKPQACIFKVGDDCRQDVLALQVISLLRDIFESVGINLYLFPYGVLPTGPERGIIEVVPNTRSRSQMGETTDGGLYEIFQQDYGPVGSPSFEAARENFIISSAGYAVASLLLQPKDRHNGNLLFDNVGRLVHIDFGFILETSPGGNMRFESAHFKLSHEMTQLLDPSGVMKSDTWNQFVSLCVKGYLAARRYMDGIINTVSLMLDSGLPCFSRGDPIGNLRKRFHPEMSEREAANFMIHVCTDAYNKWTTAGYDLIQYLQQGIEK, from the exons ATGGAGGCTTTGACGGAGCTCTGCGACCTGATTGCGGAGCACCCGACCCAATTCGCCGAGAAGCTCTCGTGGATTTGTGGCCGGTGTCCACCTCCGGAGTTTCTTCTGTGTGGATCGCCTAGGGTTTCCCGGTCTCAGCTCAATGCCGTGCTCGCCGTGTCTCGCTTCATCTCCAAATGTCCCGATTCCGCCGATCCCCGCCCAAAATCGGTGGTTCTCGAGTTCCTTCGCTCGGTTCCCGCTTCGTTCAATCGGTCATTTTGGCCCCAATCGTTTGGAAATGACTCGATCGCTTCTTTCTTCTCCGATTTCTTGGGGTATGTCTGTAAAGCCACCGAATTGTCGTCGGATTTTGCTACAGAGATCACTGGGTTCACTGGGGAGGTTGTGGTTACAGCGATTAGCAATGGTGGCGAAGATTCAGGGATTTCCAGGGCTTTTCTCATGGCTCTGTCAGAAAATTTCCCTCCAATTTTGCCATCGGATGCAGAGAAGTTGATTACAATGTTTATGGATCAGTTTGCGGCCTCCGGTCCCGTGGTTCAGTCCCCGGTTACACCGAGACGAATTGCCGCGAACTCAGAGACCTCGTCGGCGCAGAGCTCGCCGTTGAATGGCAATCATTACCAGGCCAATGAGAGTTCCAGCCCCAGAAACGAGGCGAGTAATGTGACGGGTTCATCAGGTAGTGTATCATCGAGGGGGTCGGTGATGGTGAATGGGAGCAGCATTGTGTGGAAGAGTGGTGTTGATCAATTGGGTCTGACTTTTGGTCTCAGTGAAGGAGGTGGAGCTATGATGCTTAGGCAGCAAGTTTCTTCATTCGAGGAAGAGTCTGTGGAGAATTTGGAGAAGCAAGAGATTGCTTTTAAATTGGTTGCTCATATTTTAGATAAAGTCCGCATTGATTCTGGGCTTTTGGAGCACGTCAGGTTTATTGCCAAGAGGCAACTACAGTCTATGTCAGTGTTTCTAAAG ATTAGAAAGAAGGATTGGAATGAACATGGGGCGCTTTTAAAAGCCAGAATCAATATGAAGCTGTCAGTTTATCAAGCTGCTGCCAAGTTGACTCTTAGTTGCGTTGCTTGCTATGAAACTGATGTGAAATCAGCCAAGAAGTTGGCACATGAGACTCTGGCATTGTTAATGGATGCTGCTGAAGCTTGTTTGCTCTCTGTGTGGAGGAAGATGAGAGTTTGTGAAGAGCTCTTTAGTTCTTTGCTATCTGGGCTCGCACAGATTGCAGTCAAGCGTGGTGGCCAGGCACTGCGTATTTTGCTCATCCGCCTCAAACCCGTTGTGTTAACTGTATGCGCACAG GCCGATACTTGGGCAAGCAGCCAGGGAGCGATGTTTGAGAGTGTGATGAAGACAAGTTGTGAGATAATTGAATCTTGTTGGACCAAGGAGCGAGCTCCAGTTGACACATTCATAATGGGATTAGCTACAAGTATTCGTGAACGAAATGACTATGAAGAACAG GAAGATAAAGACAAAGAGGCAGTTCCTGTTGTGCAGCTTAATGTTATACGCTTGCTAGCCGATCTGAATGTTGCCGTTAAGAAGCCTGAAGTCGTAGACATGATATTACCTCTATTTATTGAAAGCTTAGAAGAGGGTGATGCTTCAAGTCCTAGTTTATTGCGACTCCGG CTCCTTGATGCTGTATCACGCATGGCAAGTTTAGGTTTTGAGAAGTCCTATCGTGAGACTGTTGTTCTAATGACAAGGAGTTACTTAAGTAAACTTTCAAGTTTAGGATCTGCTGAAAGCAAAACTGTGCCACAGGAAGCCACAACAGAACGTGTTGAG actcttccTGCAGGATTCCTTCTGATAGCTAGTGGTCTTACGAATCCTAAATTGCGTTCAGACTATCGTCACCGTCTGCTGTCTTTATGCTCAGATGTAGGGCTGGCTGCTGAATCCAAAAGTGGAAG GAGTGGAGCAGATTTTTTGGGGCCGCTACTTCCCGCTGTAGCTGAAATATGTTCTGATTTTGATCCTTCTGTAGATGTGGAGCCTTCACTTCTAAAGTTATTTCGCAACTTGTGGTTCTATGTTGCTCTTTTTGGCTTAGCACCTCCCATACAGAATACTCAACACTCTGCAAAACCATTTTCCACTACACTGAATAGTGTGGGAAGCATGGGCACAATTCCTCTTCAAGCTGTGGGTGGACCATACATGTGGAATGCACAGTGGTCTTCTGCTGTTCAGCGAATTGCTCAAGGAACTCCTCCACTT GTTGTTAGCTCAGTGAAATGGCTTGAAGATGAGTTGGAACTCAATGCTCTTCACAATCCTGACAGTCGTCGAGGAAGTGGGAATGAGAAAGTTGCTGTAACCCAAAGAGCTGCTCTTTCTACTGCTCTAGGTGGGAGAGTCGACGTTGCATCAATGAACACTATATCAg GTGTGAAGGCTACCTATCTTCTTGCTGTAGCTTTCTTGGAAATCATACGATTCAGCAGCAATGGTGGGATCCTCAATGGTGGCACTAGTTTAGCTACCTCTAGAAGTGCATTCAGTTGCGTATTTGAATACCTAAAAACTCCAAATCTTGTGCCTGCTGTCTTCCAATGTTTAATGGCAACTGTGCATAGGGCTTTTGAAACAGCAGTGTCATGGCTG GAAGATCGGATATCTGAAACAGGAAATGAAGCTGAGGTTAGGGAGTCAACTCTTTCTGCCCATGCTTGCTTTCTCATCAAAAGTATGTCACATAGAGAGGAACACATTCGGGATGTTGCTGTGATCTTGCTGAGCCAGCTTAAAGATAGGTTTCCACAG GTCTTGTGGAATTCATCTTGTGTTGATTCCCTGCTATTTTCAATTCATAATGATTTGTCTTCTACTGTTGTCAATGATCCTGGTTGGGTGGTGACAGTTCGTTCTTTGTACCAAAAGATTGTTCGAGAGTGGATCATCAAATCACTTTCATATGCTCCTTGCTCTAGCCAGGGTCTCCTACAG GAAAAGCTTTGTAAAGCAAACACATGGCAAAGAGCACAGCATACAACTGATGTGGTTTCTCTTTTATCGGAGATACGGATTGGCACAGGTAAAACTGATTGCTGGAATGGCATACAAACAGCAAATATTCCCGCAGTAATGGCTGCTGCAGCTGCAGCATCAGGAGCAAACTTAAAATTAACAGAAGCATTCAATTTGGAGGTGCTCAGTACTGGTATAGTCAGTGCAACTGTGAAGTGCAACCATGCAGGAGAAATTGCtggcatgagaagcttgtATAATAGCATTGGTGGATTTCAATCTGGCACCACTCCAACTGGATTTGGGCTTGGTGTTGGCCTTCAAAGGTTGATCTCCGGAGCATTTCCTCAACAGACACAAGCTGAGGATGATCAATTCAATGGGATATTGCTCACAAAGTTTGTGCGTTTACTACAGCAATTTGTTAATGCTGCAGAGAAAGGTGTGGAAGCGGACAAGTCTCAATTTCGCAAGACTTGTTCCCAGGCAACTGCTTTACTGCTGTCAAATCTG GGCtctaattcaaaatcaaatgtaGAGGGCTTCTCCCAACTTCTCCGTCTTCTCTGTTGGTGTCCTGCTTACATTTCCacgcccgatgcaatggaaacTGGTGTTTTTGTTTGGACTTGGTTAGTGTCTGCTGCGCCTGAATTGGGATCTCTAGTCCTTGCGGAGCTTGTTGATGCATGGTTATGGACCATTGATACAAAACGTGGTATCTTTGCTTCGGATGTGAAATATTCTGGGCCTGCTGCAAAATTAAGGCCTCACCTTTCTCCTGGAGAGCCAGAAGCAGAGCCTGAAATTGATCCTGTTGAGCAAATAATGGCTCATAGATTATGGCTTGGATTTTTCATTGACCGCTTTGAG GTAGTTCGACACAACAGTGTTGAGCAACTCTTGCTCCTTGGACGAATGTTACAAGGGATGACAAAGCTTCCCTGGAATTTTTCACACCACCCTGCAGCTACTGGTACTTTTTTCACTGTCATGCTTCTTGGGCTCAAGTTCTGCTCCTGCCAATCCCAGCGCAATTTGCAGAACTTTAAAACAGGGCTTCAGTTACTGGAAGACCGGATTTATAG GACCTCTCTGGGTTGGTTTGCATACGAGCCTGAATGGTATGACACAAACTATATGAATTTTTCCCAGAGTGAAGCTCAATCTGTCTCTTTATTTGTCCACTACCTTTCGAATGAGCGAGTAGAGGCAGCAGTCCAATCTGATTTGAAAGGGAGGGGACGAGAAAATGGGACCACTTTGGTTGATGCG AACGATCAATATCACCCTGTCTGGGGTCAGATGGAGAACTATGCTGCAGGAAGAGAAAAACGGAAGCAGTTACTTTTGATGCTATGCCAGCATGAGGCTGACAGGCTTGAAGTTTGGTCGCAACCCACTAATACgaa GGAGAGTGCTTCTTCTAAGCAAAAAATTAGTTCAGAGAAATGGGTTGAGCATGCTAGGACTGCCTTTGCTGTTGATCCTCGAATTGCTTTATCCTTGGCCTCGCGGTTCCCAACAAACACATTCTTGAAGGCTGAAGTAACCCAGCTGGTTCAG TCACATATACTGGATATCCGATCCATTCCTGAAGCATTGCCATATTTTGTTACCCCAAAAGCAGTTGATGAAAACTCTGCGCTTTTGCAACAGTTGCCACACTGGGCTGCTTGCTCAATCACACAAGCTCTTGAGTTTCTTACCCCTGCATATAAGGGGCATCCTCGTGTCATGGCATATGTTCTTAGGGTTCTGGAGTCTTATCCTCCTGAACGAGTAACTTTCTTCATGCCACAGCTAGTGCAGGCTTTGCGATATGATGAAGAG AGGTTAGTAGAAGGATATCTGCTTAGAGCAACTCAAAGAAGTGATATATTTGCCCATATTTTAATATGGCACTTACAG GGTGAGACGTTTGTTCCAGAATCAGGAAAAGATGCTGTCCCTGTGAAG AATAGTTCCTTTCAAGAATTGTTGCCTCTCGTCAGACAGCATATTATTGATGGTTTCACTCCCAAGGCACTTGACGTGTTTCGAAgagaatttgatttctttgaCAAGGTTACATCTATTTCTGGTGTACTCTTTCCACTTCCAAAGGAAGAACGTCGAGCTGGTATCCGGAG AGAGTTGGAGAAAATTGAACTTGAGGGAGAGGATCTCTATTTGCCAACTGCTCCTAACAAGCTTGTCAGGGGTATTCAGGTAGATAGTGGAATACCCTTGCAATCTGCAGCAAAAGTTCCTATAATGATAACATTTAATGTTATTGATCGGAATGGGGACCATAATGATGTAAAACCTCAAGCTTGTATTTTCAAG GTTGGAGATGATTGTCGCCAGGATGTTCTTGCTCTTCAAGTGATTTCCCTTCTGAGAGACATATTTGAATCAGTTGGAAttaatctttatttatttccatATGGTGTACTCCCAACTGGCCCGGAGAGAGGAATTATTGAG GTTGTACCTAATACACGGAGCAGAAGCCAGATGGGTGAAACCACTGATGGTGGTTTGTATGAGATTTTTCAACAGGACTACGGCCCTGTTGGCTCTCCCAGCTTTGAAGCTGCACGTGAAAACTTCATCATTAGCAGTGCCGGTTATGCCGTTGCCAGCCTTTTACTTCAACCAAAGGATCGACACAATGGGAATCTTCTGTTTGACAA CGTTGGAAGGCTTGTTCATATTGATTTTGGTTTCATCTTGGAAACTTCACCGGGTGGAAACATGCGCTTTGAAAGTGCACActttaagcttagccatgagatGACACAATTGCTAGATCCTTCTGGGGTTATGAAGAGTGACACCTGGAACCAATTTGTGAG CTTGTGCGTTAAGGGTTACCTTGCTGCCCGCCGATACATGGATGGGATCATCAACACAGTTTCGTTAATGCTAGACAGTGGACTGCCTTGCTTCAGTAGGGGAGATCCGATTGGAAATCTTCGTAAGAGATTTCATCCCGAGATGAGTGAGCGTGAGGCAGCCAATTTTATGATCCATGTATGCACAGATGCCTACAACAAATGGACAACTGCTGGCTACGACTTGATACAGTATCTGCAGCAGGGCATTGAGAAGTAA